A single genomic interval of Paramormyrops kingsleyae isolate MSU_618 unplaced genomic scaffold, PKINGS_0.4 ups107, whole genome shotgun sequence harbors:
- the LOC140586961 gene encoding uncharacterized protein, with translation MSSTHKTSGSFGRAKIALNNREYLWMQQFVQMRRRLSGYHHNPGTFFFSSSGEPLKKLCELVRKTCLDCGMCRGFSVTEIRSAVATCAQRNLPDDQRRLVAQIMCHSLTTADKFYVAELEVNDLQRGRAFVNEALGIGKSKALKTSTPYKRLRPQVLSSDDDDQEGAVGVSPVLLPSHILEEDPACEPQQETDSIVYIPVDFGEEVVEVTQEEGEGEEDLEEMENDEEEGGENEEDLEEMEKDDEEGGENEEEDLEEMEKDEEGGENEEEENIDFNFVLDDDEEEEDSPKVLSPLPKYVEDIDGRRLRCRRRLVYPESLKAMVREKFSSYWNQKITTQIINSTLMKNTQLLLSCKVLRLTIDNFRSLVQLLQRQDAMTMSDDD, from the exons ATGTCATCAAC CCACAAGACGTCTGGATCATTCGGGAGGGCAAAAATTGCCCTCAACAACAGGGAGTACTTGTGGATGCAGCAGTTTGTGCAAATGAGACGAAGACTATCAGGATACCACCACAATCCAGGgacatttttcttttcctcctcCGGAGAGCCACTAAAAAAGCTCTGCGAGCTTGTGAGAAAAACATGCCTGGATTGTGGGATGTGCAGGGGCTTCAGCGTCACAGAGATTCGCTCTGCCGTTGCGACCTGT GCACAGAGAAACCTACCTGATGACCAGCGCAGACTAGTGGCCCAAATTATGTGTCACAGTCTTACAACAGCAGATAAGTTTTATGTCGCCGAACTGGAAGTGAACGATCTGCAACGGGGTCGTGCTTTTGTGAATGAGGCCTTAGGTATTGGTAAAAGTAAGGCATTGAAAACCAGTACACCTTACAAGAGGCTGAGACCCCAGGTGTTGTCTTCTGATGACGATGACCAGGAGGGGGCAGTTGGTGTTTCGCCAGTCCTACTGCCCAGTCACATTTTGGAGGAAGACCCTGCATGTGAACCTCAGCAAGAAACAG ATAGTATTGTCTACATACCTGTTGATTTTGGGGAAGAAGTGGTTGAGGTGACACAAGAAGAGGGAGAAGGGGAGGAAGATCTAGAGGAAATGGAGAATGATGAGGAGGAAGGTGGTGAAAATGAGGAAGATCTAGAGGAAATGGAGAAAGATGATGAGGAAGGTGGTGAAAATGAGGAAGAAGATCTAGAGGAAATGGAGAAAGATGAGGAAGGTGGTGAAAATGAGGAGGAAGAGAACATTGATTTCAACTTTGTTTTGGACGATGACGAGGAAGAGGAAGATAGCCCAAAG GTTCTCAGTCCACTTCCGAAATATGTTGAGGACATAGATGGAAGG AGATTAAGATGTAGAAGACGGCTTGTATATCCTGAATCACTAAAGGCCATGGTGAGGGAGAAATTTAGCAGTTATTGGAATCAGAAAATTACGACACAAATC ATAAACAGTACTTTGATGAAAAACACCCAGTTGCTACTATCATGCAAAGTATTACGGTTGACCATTGACAACTTTAGGAGCTTAGTCCAGCTCCTGCAACG acaaGATGCAATGACCATGAGCGATGATGATTAA